A stretch of Astyanax mexicanus isolate ESR-SI-001 chromosome 21, AstMex3_surface, whole genome shotgun sequence DNA encodes these proteins:
- the slitrk6 gene encoding SLIT and NTRK-like protein 6, which produces MLARILLLCSFFAGAKLQDVEGFKASYKGACEALCLCEEKDGVLYVNCEERGITRISDVKVPPDRPFHLNLYKNNLVELLPEDMEPFKNAVTLHLGANSIQELEPGVFSALGSLKKLHINSNFLVMLKEDTFHGLVNLEYLQADTNFIRVVEPGAFSKLVRLKVLILNDNSIEFLPNNIFRFVPLTHLDLRGNKLQTLPYVGFLEHIGRIIELLLEDNDWVCDCQILHLKIWIENMRAQSSIGEVVCSSPHHLRGSTLAKVKRDVLCPSHADINLEEPSKSLDMVVTPSTKVMQIPDARDDAKIPTPAHIPKTACVAHCSCHNHPSAGFLIHCEDRGIQRISDLGILQQSPSKLVLTGNMIQRLLKYDFVTFDSLELLNLANNQIDYIDNETFLSLSNLKKLYLNGNRIEKITATMFLGLHNLEYLYLEYNIIKEIEAGSFNPLTNLKLLFLNNNHLNALPAQIFRNVPLTKLNLRKNLFMHLPVSNVLDQLDFLEQIYLEDNPWDCTCDLVGLKQWAEKLRKDTLVGTILCHSPRKVANAEIRSLRHDLLCPGLVTHDSLGNSAEFGVATTAAPDGGTSGFFRSLTEAVPLSVLILCLLILLLTVIFCSAGIVVFVLHRRRRQSKKKQVEEQPRESSPIHLHYSMYGQKTTHHVAERHATAMYDEASRSPIVQVCRNPSYCSQHKEYDTEDYETEKPNHLCHSITDKENGSPLTGSTLKYRAVSEYPAEFVALGDASSLYKNILERERELQQLSITEYLRKNISQLQPAVDMQVPGHHKELKLMETLMYTRPRKVMVEHQTKNEYFELKANLHTEPDYLEVLEHQTAFN; this is translated from the coding sequence ATGCTGGCCAGGATTCTTCTCCTTTGTTCCTTCTTCGCCGGCGCCAAGTTGCAGGATGTCGAGGGCTTCAAGGCATCGTACAAGGGAGCTTGTGAAGCGTTGTGCCTTTGCGAAGAAAAGGACGGGGTTTTGTACGTGAACTGCGAGGAACGCGGCATCACCAGAATCTCGGATGTGAAGGTGCCGCCGGACCGACCTTTCCACCTGAATCTGTACAAAAACAACCTAGTGGAGCTCCTGCCGGAGGACATGGAACCCTTCAAGAACGCTGTCACTTTGCATCTCGGCGCCAACAGCATACAAGAGCTGGAGCCGGGGGTGTTCAGCGCGCTGGGCTCCCTGAAGAAGTTGCACATCAACAGCAATTTCCTGGTCATGTTGAAGGAGGACACTTTTCACGGCTTGGTGAACTTGGAGTACCTCCAGGCCGACACGAACTTCATCCGGGTCGTGGAGCCTGGGGCCTTCAGCAAACTCGTCCGTCTCAAGGTCCTGATCCTCAACGACAACTCCATCGAGTTCCTCCCGAACAACATCTTCCGCTTTGTGCCTCTGACGCACTTGGACCTGCGAGGGAACAAGCTCCAAACGCTTCCCTACGTGGGCTTCCTTGAGCACATCGGACGCATCATCGAGCTCCTGCTGGAGGACAACGACTGGGTCTGCGACTGCCAGATCCTGCACTTAAAGATCTGGATCGAGAACATGCGAGCCCAGTCGTCCATCGGTGAGGTGGTTTGCAGCAGTCCCCATCACCTCAGGGGGAGTACCCTGGCCAAGGTCAAGAGGGACGTACTTTGTCCCTCGCATGCAGACATCAACCTCGAGGAACCGTCCAAGTCCCTGGACATGGTGGTCACCCCTTCCACAAAGGTCATGCAGATTCCAGATGCCAGAGACGACGCAAAGATCCCAACACCTGCCCACATCCCAAAGACAGCCTGTGTTGCACACTGCTCTTGTCACAACCATCCCAGTGCGGGGTTCCTGATCCACTGTGAGGACAGAGGCATTCAGAGGATATCGGATTTAGGAATACTCCAGCAGAGTCCCAGTAAGCTTGTTTTAACTGGGAACATGATCCAGAGACTCCTGAAGTACGATTTTGTCACCTTCGACAGTTTGGAATTGCTGAACCTCGCCAACAATCAAATCGACTACATCGACAACGAGACGTTCTTGAGTTTGAGCAACCTTAAAAAGCTTTACCTGAATGGAAATAGGATTGAGAAAATCACAGCGACCATGTTTCTGGGTCTCCACAATCTGGAATACTTGTACCTGGAATACAACATCATCAAGGAAATAGAGGCGGGGTCGTTCAACCCCTTGACCAACCTCAAGCTCCTGTTTTTGAACAACAACCATCTCAACGCTCTTCCGGCGCAAATATTCCGAAACGTGCCCTTGACCAAGCTGAACCTGAGAAAGAACCTGTTCATGCACCTGCCGGTCAGCAATGTCTTGGACCAGCtggactttctggagcagattTATCTTGAGGACAACCCTTGGGACTGTACCTGCGACCTGGTGGGTCTTAAGCAATGGGCGGAAAAGCTGAGGAAGGACACACTGGTGGGTACCATCTTGTGCCACAGTCCTAGGAAGGTGGCAAATGCAGAGATCAGGAGCTTAAGACATGACCTCCTCTGCCCAGGTCTGGTCACCCATGACTCTTTGGGGAACTCAGCTGAGTTTGGTGTCGCCACAACTGCAGCCCCTGACGGTGGAACCAGTGGCTTCTTTCGATCCCTGACGGAGGCCGTCCCTCTCTCTGTCCTCATTCTTTGCCTCCTAATCCTGTTGCTAACTGTCATCTTCTGCTCCGCCGGGATCGTGGTCTTTGTCCTGCACCGGCGTCGCCGGCAGTCCAAGAAAAAGCAGGTTGAGGAACAGCCACGTGAAAGCAGCCCCATCCACTTACATTACAGCATGTACGGCCAGAAGACGACGCACCACGTCGCCGAGAGGCACGCCACGGCCATGTACGACGAAGCTTCCAGAAGTCCCATCGTCCAGGTGTGCCGAAATCCCAGCTACTGCTCTCAGCACAAAGAGTACGACACTGAGGATTACGAGACGGAGAAACCCAACCACCTTTGCCACAGCATCACGGACAAGGAGAACGGTTCTCCTTTAACGGGATCCACTTTGAAATACAGGGCCGTGAGCGAGTACCCTGCTGAGTTTGTGGCTCTGGGTGATGCGAGCTCCTTGTACAAAAACATCCTGGAGCGAGAGcgtgagctccagcagctcagcaTCACGGAATACCTCAGGAAAAACATCTCGCAGCTACAGCCAGCCGTGGACATGCAAGTCCCCGGGCACCACAAGGAGCTGAAACTGATGGAGACGCTCATGTACACCAGGCCGAGGAAGGTCATGGTGGAACACCAGACTAAGAACGAGTACTTTGAGCTGAAAGCCAACTTGCACACTGAACCAGACTACCTGGAAGTGCTAGAGCATCAGACAGCATTCAATTAG